In a genomic window of Punica granatum isolate Tunisia-2019 chromosome 6, ASM765513v2, whole genome shotgun sequence:
- the LOC116212325 gene encoding protein OCTOPUS-like, translated as MTTLHHRSHHPHHTGRRLSVCPLHPSATPSTAVCASCLRERLSVIEPSTLHEIPNACSPRLDRLRRCRSYSSRPEAGAARTSAEPRRRSCDSRGRSCSLSDLFTAEDEGTGLKVESLSGLREEDESEQDGEEIRVDVSQRTDAIAREDNAANNRRFYDDDFEGDVELKTMKEFIDLELHSKKQQPRKEMRAFWEAASVFSKRLTKWRRKQKIENKKGGAAGSGNDDAVKVREKLHPGKLRIRETQSEVGEYGLGRRPCDTDQRLSLDAGRLSLDAGRLSLDAARLSLDVGRFSVDVGRVSLEEPRASWDGHLIGGRSYSHHHHHPHNQRFNPMVSFLEDVKVIDSMLKSRALVEDKLNVVDEEGRSPGGSIQTRDYYKDSVGSQRRRRSFDRLNSSRKGPLLEADELKSMSNAKVSPATTELFYGAKLLISEGKPRGSDSKVTQDDSCLKSIAPASNNARHVAGGSDPRQGKKSQKWGKARSIWGIIQRRNETKCANEEKFENGCIEGVPVPNSWERANQVLSGGELNGMIGSRHVCSGSVSARNSGAAAVEARGIGSRTREECALQRNQSVKYSPGNIDNGLLRFYLTPLRSSRSKSMKSRLRKAHSVARGMNAVI; from the coding sequence ATGACTACCCTCCACCACCGAAGCCACCACCCTCACCACACCGGCCGCCGCCTCTCTGTCTGCCCCCTCCACCCCTCCGCCACTCCCTCCACCGCCGTCTGCGCCTCCTGCCTCCGCGAACGCCTCTCCGTCATCGAACCTTCCACCCTCCACGAGATCCCCAACGCCTGCTCACCCCGCCTTGACCGTCTCCGCCGCTGCAGGTCCTACTCCTCACGCCCCGAGGCTGGCGCCGCCCGCACCTCCGCCGAGCCCCGCCGTAGATCATGCGACTCCCGAGGCCGGAGCTGCAGCCTTTCCGATCTGTTCACTGCCGAGGATGAGGGGACCGGCCTGAAGGTCGAATCTTTGTCCGGTTTGAGGGAAGAGGATGAGAGCGAGCAAGACGGAGAAGAAATTAGGGTTGACGTCTCTCAGCGCACTGATGCGATTGCGCGGGAGGACAATGCAGCTAACAATAGGAGATTCTACGATGACGATTTCGAAGGAGATGTTGAGTTGAAAACTATGAAGGAGTTTATAGATCTCGAGCTGCACAGCAAGAAGCAGCAACCGAGGAAAGAAATGAGAGCCTTTTGGGAGGCAGCTTCGGTGTTCAGCAAAAGATTGACGAAATGGCGGCGGAAGCAGAAAATCGAGAACAAGAAGGGAGGAGCCGCTGGCAGTGGCAATGATGATGCAGTGAAGGTCCGTGAGAAGCTCCATCCGGGCAAGCTAAGAATAAGAGAGACGCAGTCTGAGGTTGGAGAGTACGGACTCGGCAGGCGGCCATGTGATACTGATCAGAGGTTGTCACTCGATGCTGGGAGGTTATCACTCGATGCTGGGAGGTTATCTCTTGATGCTGCGAGGCTCTCGCTCGATGTTGGGAGGTTTTCGGTGGATGTTGGAAGGGTTTCTCTTGAAGAACCTCGGGCTTCTTGGGATGGTCATTTGATTGGGGGGAGGAGCTAcagtcatcatcatcaccatccCCACAATCAGAGGTTTAACCCGATGGTGTCCTTTCTTGAGGATGTGAAGGTGATTGATAGTATGCTCAAGAGCAGGGCACTGGTTGAGGACAAGTTGAATGTGGTGGATGAGGAGGGGAGGAGCCCTGGTGGGTCGATCCAGACCCGGGATTACTACAAGGACTCTGTAGGTTCTCAGCGGCGAAGGAGGAGTTTTGATCGGTTGAACTCAAGCAGAAAGGGGCCTCTGTTGGAAGCTGACGAGTTGAAGTCAATGTCCAATGCAAAGGTTTCTCCTGCCACTACGGAGTTATTTTACGGGGCAAAGTTGCTGATTTCGGAGGGAAAGCCAAGGGGCTCAGACTCAAAAGTTACCCAGGATGATAGCTGCCTAAAGAGTATTGCCCCTGCCTCCAATAATGCCAGGCATGTTGCTGGTGGGAGTGATCCAAGGCAGGGTAAGAAGTCGCAAAAGTGGGGTAAGGCGAGGAGTATCTGGGGCATAATTCAGAGACGGAATGAGACCAAGTGTGCGAATGAAGAGAAGTTTGAGAATGGATGCATAGAGGGTGTGCCAGTTCCCAATTCTTGGGAGAGGGCGAATCAGGTTTTAAGTGGGGGAGAACTGAATGGTATGATTGGCTCGAGGCATGTTTGCAGTGGCAGTGTTAGTGCAAGGAATTCGGGTGCAGCGGCTGTTGAGGCGAGGGGCATTGGCTCGAGGACTCGGGAGGAATGTGCTCTGCAGAGAAACCAGAGTGTGAAGTATTCTCCGGGCAATATCGACAATGGTCTGCTGCGGTTCTACCTGACTCCGTTAAGGAGCTCCAGAAGCAAATCCATGAAGAGCAGGCTAAGGAAAGCGCATTCCGTAGCAAGAGGCATGAACGCTGTAATATAA
- the LOC116210060 gene encoding laccase-4-like — protein MMALAAAVAHNDNLMTTVTIRVIVVGGWLLAALLMMLHQVQEVQGMERHYKFNVVTKKISRLCCSKPIVTVNGKFPGPTIYAREDDTVLVKVLNHVDYNVSIHWHGVRQLRTGWADGPAYITQCPIQPGQVYTYNFTVTGQRGTLLWHAHILWLRATVHGAIVILPKIGVPYPFPDPHKEKLVILGEWWKSDVEAVLDEAVRSGLAPNVSDAHTINGHPGPISSCTQRGFRLSIKHGRTYLLRIINAALNDETFLKIAGHHFTVVEVDAAYVKPFKTDTILIAPGQTTNVLLTADQDPGKYLITVSPFMDSPIDVDNVTGTAILEYSGVPKSGGPTIITTPPPKNATPVAADFMNSLRSLNSGAYPARVPLEIDHSLFVTAGLGINACPTCPTKNRVVAYMNNVTFVMPEIALLQAHYYGIRGVFTDDFPVKPPTEYNYTGTPPKNLNTMKGTRLYRLNYNSTVQIILQDTSMIAPENHPIHLHGFNFFAVGRGLGNFNPEKDPKKFNLVDPVERNTVGVPSGGWTAIRFRADNPGVWFMHCHLEVHTTWGLKMAFVVDNGKGPDQSLLPPPTDLPKC, from the exons ATGATGGCATTGGCAGCAGCGGTGGCACACAATGATAATCTGATGACGACGGTGACGATTCGGGTCATAGTAGTAGGGGGCTGGCTCTTAGCAGCTCTACTGATGATGCTGCATCAGGTTCAGGAGGTGCAAGGCATGGAGAGACACTACAAGTTCAAT GTGGTGACGAAAAAAATAAGCAGATTGTGTTGCTCAAAGCCAATTGTAACGGTAAATGGCAAGTTCCCTGGACCGACTATATACGCCCGAGAGGATGACACCGTTCTAGTCAAAGTGCTCAACCACGTCGACTATAATGTCAGCATTCACTG GCATGGTGTTAGACAACTTCGGACAGGATGGGCTGATGGACCAGCGTACATAACCCAATGCCCAATCCAACCGGGACAGGTCTACACATACAATTTCACGGTCACGGGCCAAAGGGGCACGCTTCTGTGGCATGCCCATATCCTCTGGCTTAGAGCCACTGTGCACGGTGCTATTGTCATCCTGCCCAAGATAGGCGTTCCATACCCATTCCCCGATCCCCACAAAGAAAAACTGGTGATATTAG GTGAGTGGTGGAAATCAGATGTCGAAGCTGTGCTCGATGAAGCCGTGAGATCTGGATTAGCTCCCAATGTCTCCGATGCTCACACCATCAATGGCCACCCGGGTCCtatctcctcttgcacacaaC GGGGCTTCCGCTTATCTATAAAGCACGGGAGAACGTACTTGCTCCGGATTATCAATGCTGCACTGAATGACGAGACCTTCCTGAAGATAGCCGGGCACCACTTCACAGTGGTCGAGGTCGATGCAGCTTACGTGAAGCCCTTCAAAACTGACACTATCTTGATCGCACCAGGACAGACGACCAACGTCCTCCTGACTGCCGACCAAGACCCAGGGAAGTACTTGATCACGGTCTCACCCTTCATGGACTCCCCCATCGATGTGGATAACGTTACTGGCACAGCCATATTGGAATATTCAGGAGTCCCCAAGTCAGGCGGCCCCACAATCATTACCACCCCACCGCCCAAGAACGCCACCCCGGTCGCAGCTGACTTCATGAACTCCCTCCGAAGCTTAAACTCGGGAGCCTACCCTGCGAGGGTGCCGCTAGAGATCGACCACTCTCTCTTCGTCACAGCTGGGCTGGGGATCAACGCTTGTCCAACCTGCCCCACCAAGAATAGGGTTGTGGCCTATATGAACAACGTGACCTTTGTGATGCCGGAAATAGCCCTCCTCCAAGCCCATTACTACGGCATCAGAGGTGTCTTCACCGATGACTTCCCCGTGAAGCCACCAACGGAGTACAATTACACGGGGACTCCGCCAAAGAATCTCAACACCATGAAAGGGACGAGGCTTTATAGGCTCAACTACAACTCAACGGTTCAGATAATTTTACAGGACACGAGCATGATTGCGCCTGAGAATCATCCAATTCATCTCCATGGGTTCAATTTCTTTGCAGTGGGAAGGGGACTGGGAAACTTCAACCCCGAGAAGGACCCAAAGAAGTTTAATCTTGTTGACCCCGTGGAAAGGAACACGGTCGGGGTGCCATCTGGTGGATGGACTGCAATCAGATTCAGAGCTGATAATCCAG GGGTTTGGTTTATGCATTGCCATTTAGAAGTGCACACGACATGGGGACTTAAGATGGCATTTGTTGTCGACAATGGAAAAGGGCCTGACCAGTCTCTTCTCCCACCTCCTACTGACCTTCCCAAGTGctga